The following proteins come from a genomic window of Heyndrickxia acidicola:
- the tmk gene encoding dTMP kinase codes for MQGIFITVEGPEGAGKTTVLAEAATQLQNKGLDIVLTREPGGIRIAEQIRQVILNTENTEMDGRTEALLYAAARRQHLVEKVIPALDRGAIVLCDRFIDSSLAYQGFARGLGIQEVYAINQFATQGIMPDLTLYFDVDIELGLKRIEQNNKREINRLDLEAIDFHSRVKAGFENIIETFSDRIQRVDANKSFEEVCTEVMEKITQKLNEKGILV; via the coding sequence ATGCAGGGTATATTTATTACAGTTGAAGGTCCGGAAGGTGCAGGAAAGACTACAGTTTTAGCAGAAGCAGCAACGCAGCTGCAGAATAAGGGCTTGGACATTGTTCTAACGAGGGAGCCAGGAGGCATTCGGATTGCTGAACAAATACGTCAAGTCATTTTGAATACGGAAAATACTGAAATGGATGGCAGGACGGAAGCTCTCTTGTATGCAGCTGCACGCAGACAGCATCTTGTAGAAAAGGTTATACCTGCATTGGATAGAGGTGCTATTGTTCTTTGTGACCGATTTATTGATAGCTCGCTGGCGTATCAGGGCTTTGCCCGGGGATTAGGCATACAAGAGGTATATGCCATTAATCAGTTTGCCACTCAGGGAATCATGCCTGATTTAACCCTTTACTTTGACGTAGATATTGAACTGGGTTTAAAAAGAATTGAACAAAATAATAAAAGAGAAATTAATCGGCTTGATTTAGAGGCCATTGATTTTCATTCCAGGGTGAAAGCTGGATTTGAAAACATAATAGAAACATTTTCAGATCGAATTCAAAGAGTAGATGCAAACAAATCCTTTGAAGAAGTTTGTACCGAAGTGATGGAAAAGATTACGCAGAAGTTGAATGAAAAAGGAATACTAGTTTGA
- a CDS encoding YbaB/EbfC family nucleoid-associated protein encodes MRGMGNMQNMMKQMQKMQKKMAEAQEELGDKRIEGTAGGGMVTVIVSGHKEIVEVNIKEEVVDPEDIEMLQDLVLAATNDALKKADELTNQTMGQFTKGLNIPGF; translated from the coding sequence ATGCGTGGAATGGGAAATATGCAAAATATGATGAAACAAATGCAAAAAATGCAAAAAAAGATGGCAGAAGCTCAGGAAGAACTGGGAGATAAAAGAATTGAAGGAACTGCAGGCGGCGGTATGGTTACAGTTATTGTTTCAGGACATAAGGAAATCGTAGAAGTTAATATAAAAGAAGAAGTAGTAGACCCTGAAGATATTGAAATGCTGCAGGATTTAGTATTGGCTGCTACCAATGATGCATTAAAGAAAGCGGATGAGTTGACAAATCAAACAATGGGACAGTTTACGAAAGGGCTAAACATCCCAGGCTTCTAA
- the dnaX gene encoding DNA polymerase III subunit gamma/tau, translated as MSYQALYRVWRPQAFEDVVGQEHVTRTLQHALLQQKISHAYLFSGPRGTGKTSAAKILAKTVNCENSPVSEPCNECASCRGITDGTIPDVIEIDAASNNGVEEIRDIRDKVKFAPSIVPYKVYIIDEVHMLSIGAFNALLKTLEEPPKHVIFILATTEPHKIPLTIISRCQRFDFKRITANDIVKRMGYIASQSGIDFDEKALSVIARAAEGGMRDALSLLDQAVSFSDEKVTVEDALAVTGSISQSYLNQLAEAIYQRDISNALQTLEKLIQQGKDPSRFIEDFILYFRDMLLYKTAPGLEEAIERVMLDEEFRQLSEVISPEQIYEFIDILNKTQQEMKLSNLARIYLEVALIKLCEVKAVQQAGGEDIKQLMRELEMLKQELNILKANGIPQLQEEKSASPKKTARISNKGYKAQTGKIQEILKDATKQDLNLIKSRWGDMLETLNSRQMRSQAALLNEAEPVAASSTSFVLKFKYEIHCKMAMENAKFLEAVSIILSEITGIRYHLVGVPEDQWNIIREDFIQNQKGEGSSEDTTEEDPLILEAKKLVGAELIEIEDN; from the coding sequence ATGAGTTATCAAGCATTATATCGCGTATGGCGACCACAGGCCTTCGAGGATGTTGTCGGACAAGAACACGTAACAAGAACACTGCAGCATGCCCTCTTACAACAAAAAATCTCTCATGCCTATCTGTTTTCCGGCCCCAGAGGAACGGGGAAAACGAGTGCGGCAAAAATACTGGCAAAAACGGTAAACTGTGAAAATTCTCCGGTTTCGGAGCCTTGCAATGAATGTGCTTCCTGCAGGGGAATAACAGACGGAACGATACCCGACGTAATTGAAATTGACGCAGCATCCAATAATGGTGTGGAAGAGATAAGAGACATCCGGGACAAAGTGAAATTTGCTCCGAGTATCGTGCCCTACAAGGTTTATATTATCGATGAGGTCCACATGCTCTCCATCGGAGCTTTTAATGCGTTGTTAAAAACATTAGAGGAACCGCCAAAACATGTTATTTTCATACTCGCAACAACTGAGCCCCATAAAATACCGCTGACGATTATATCCCGCTGCCAGCGCTTTGATTTCAAAAGAATAACCGCTAATGATATTGTGAAACGCATGGGCTATATTGCCAGCCAATCAGGGATCGACTTTGATGAAAAAGCACTGTCTGTTATCGCGAGAGCGGCAGAAGGCGGAATGAGGGATGCACTTAGTCTGCTGGATCAAGCAGTATCCTTTAGCGATGAGAAGGTAACAGTAGAAGATGCACTGGCTGTAACTGGCTCTATATCCCAATCTTACTTAAACCAGTTGGCAGAAGCCATTTATCAAAGGGATATATCAAACGCGCTTCAAACACTTGAAAAGCTTATTCAGCAAGGAAAAGATCCTTCGCGTTTTATTGAAGACTTTATTTTGTATTTTCGTGATATGCTCTTATATAAAACAGCTCCTGGGCTTGAAGAGGCTATAGAACGAGTAATGCTGGATGAAGAATTCCGTCAGTTGTCTGAAGTTATTTCACCGGAGCAAATATATGAGTTCATTGATATACTAAATAAAACTCAGCAAGAGATGAAGTTATCGAATCTTGCCCGTATTTATTTAGAGGTTGCTTTAATCAAGCTGTGTGAGGTAAAGGCAGTCCAGCAAGCAGGCGGTGAGGATATCAAGCAGTTAATGAGAGAGCTTGAAATGCTTAAACAGGAATTAAATATCCTTAAAGCAAATGGTATCCCTCAATTGCAGGAAGAAAAAAGTGCATCGCCGAAAAAGACAGCCCGGATCTCTAACAAAGGCTACAAAGCGCAAACTGGCAAAATTCAAGAGATACTGAAAGATGCAACAAAGCAAGATTTAAATCTCATCAAAAGCCGTTGGGGAGATATGCTGGAAACGCTAAACAGCAGACAAATGCGCTCGCAGGCAGCCCTCTTAAATGAAGCTGAACCTGTAGCGGCCTCTTCGACTTCTTTTGTTTTAAAATTCAAGTATGAGATTCATTGTAAAATGGCAATGGAAAATGCTAAATTTTTAGAAGCGGTATCGATTATTTTAAGCGAAATAACCGGTATTCGTTACCATTTGGTTGGTGTGCCTGAAGACCAGTGGAACATTATACGCGAAGATTTTATTCAAAATCAAAAGGGTGAAGGTTCTTCGGAAGATACAACCGAAGAAGATCCCCTTATCCTTGAAGCTAAAAAACTGGTAGGCGCAGAGTTAATTGAGATTGAAGATAATTAA
- a CDS encoding cyclic-di-AMP receptor produces the protein MKLILAVVQDQDSQHLMSALVEHNFRVTKLATTGGFLKSGNTTFMIGTEDIRVDKALQVIRDNCKSRDQLVTPVSPMGGAADSYIPYPVEIEVGGATVFVLPVEQFHQF, from the coding sequence ATGAAGTTAATATTAGCAGTTGTACAAGACCAGGATAGCCAGCATTTAATGAGTGCATTAGTGGAACATAATTTTAGGGTGACCAAGCTTGCTACGACAGGTGGATTTCTTAAATCCGGAAATACAACCTTCATGATTGGTACAGAAGATATAAGAGTGGATAAAGCTTTACAGGTTATTCGTGATAATTGCAAATCGAGAGACCAGCTTGTTACTCCTGTTTCTCCTATGGGCGGTGCTGCTGATTCCTATATACCATATCCAGTGGAAATTGAAGTGGGCGGTGCAACCGTTTTTGTTCTTCCTGTTGAGCAATTCCATCAATTTTAA
- the rsmI gene encoding 16S rRNA (cytidine(1402)-2'-O)-methyltransferase, with product MNMIEQQKSFEGEEDKGILYLVPTPIGNLEDMTFRAIRLMKEADVIAAEDTRNTKKLCNYFEIHTPIVSYHEHNKEQSASSILARLQKGEKVALVSDAGMPSISDPGYELVVEAINEGLTVVPLPGANAALTALIASGLPPQPFYFYGFLHRGKREKKEQLEELKNQKATFILYESPHRLKETLKLMLEIVGNRQIVLCRELTKRYEEFLRGDIETALNWASDNEVRGEFCLIVEGNKNEAESSSEEWWTGLTILEQVNMYMEKQQLTSKEAIKQTAIDRNMPKREVYQLYHVE from the coding sequence ATGAACATGATCGAACAGCAAAAAAGCTTTGAAGGCGAAGAGGATAAAGGCATTTTATATTTAGTCCCTACTCCGATAGGGAATCTGGAAGACATGACATTCAGGGCAATCAGGCTCATGAAGGAAGCCGATGTGATTGCAGCGGAGGATACCAGAAATACGAAAAAGCTTTGTAATTATTTTGAAATTCATACTCCTATCGTCAGCTATCATGAACATAATAAAGAGCAAAGTGCATCTTCTATCCTTGCCAGGCTGCAAAAAGGTGAAAAGGTTGCACTTGTAAGTGATGCAGGTATGCCATCCATCTCCGACCCAGGTTATGAACTTGTTGTAGAGGCTATAAATGAGGGGCTGACCGTTGTTCCTTTGCCGGGAGCGAATGCTGCACTAACTGCACTGATAGCTTCTGGACTTCCTCCTCAGCCCTTTTATTTTTATGGTTTTTTACATCGAGGAAAAAGAGAAAAGAAGGAGCAGCTAGAAGAACTGAAGAATCAGAAAGCTACCTTCATTCTGTATGAATCACCGCACCGACTAAAAGAGACGCTAAAACTTATGCTTGAAATTGTGGGGAACCGCCAGATTGTCCTTTGCAGAGAATTAACCAAAAGGTATGAAGAGTTTTTAAGAGGAGATATTGAAACTGCCTTGAATTGGGCAAGTGACAATGAGGTTCGAGGCGAGTTTTGTTTAATTGTCGAGGGGAATAAAAATGAAGCAGAGTCTAGCAGTGAAGAATGGTGGACAGGACTTACTATTCTAGAACAAGTGAATATGTATATGGAGAAGCAGCAGCTCACTTCAAAAGAAGCGATAAAACAAACAGCGATTGACAGGAATATGCCAAAGCGTGAAGTCTATCAGCTATACCATGTGGAATAA
- the recR gene encoding recombination mediator RecR — MHYPEPITRLIDSFMKLPGIGPKTAARLAFFVLSMKEDTVLDFAKALVNAKRNLGYCSVCGHITDQDPCYICEDPRRDRSVICVVQDPKDVIAMEKMKEFNGLYHVLHGAISPMDGIGPEDINVPDLLKRLQDETVQEVILATNPNIEGEATAMYISRLLKPSGIKVTRIAHGLPVGGDLEYADEVTLSKALEGRREV; from the coding sequence ATGCATTATCCTGAACCGATAACAAGGCTGATAGATAGCTTTATGAAGTTGCCAGGGATCGGGCCGAAAACAGCTGCCCGACTGGCATTTTTTGTACTGAGTATGAAAGAGGATACGGTATTGGACTTCGCCAAGGCACTTGTTAATGCGAAAAGAAACCTTGGATATTGTTCTGTCTGCGGCCATATTACGGACCAGGATCCTTGTTATATTTGTGAAGACCCAAGAAGGGACCGCAGTGTAATATGTGTCGTACAGGATCCGAAAGACGTAATTGCGATGGAAAAGATGAAGGAATTCAATGGCTTGTATCATGTGCTGCACGGAGCAATCTCTCCTATGGATGGAATCGGTCCGGAAGACATTAATGTCCCTGACTTATTAAAAAGGCTCCAGGATGAGACTGTTCAGGAAGTAATCTTAGCTACAAATCCCAATATCGAAGGTGAAGCTACCGCTATGTATATCTCTAGACTGCTTAAGCCATCTGGAATTAAAGTAACGCGGATTGCCCATGGCCTTCCAGTTGGAGGAGACCTGGAATACGCGGATGAGGTCACCTTATCTAAAGCGCTAGAGGGAAGAAGAGAAGTATAA
- the yabA gene encoding DNA replication initiation control protein YabA produces MDRKEFFDSVSNMEAQIGALYQKLGELKEYLAEILEENNSLKLENEHLRRRLEFKEKKTINQADNESKGKGGRKASELEKEMDIGEGYDNLARLYQEGFHICNVHFGSPRKDEDCLFCLSFLNKK; encoded by the coding sequence ATGGATAGGAAAGAATTTTTCGATTCAGTCAGCAATATGGAAGCTCAAATTGGCGCTCTTTATCAAAAGCTGGGTGAATTAAAGGAATATCTAGCCGAAATACTTGAAGAGAATAATTCATTAAAGCTAGAGAATGAACATTTAAGACGCCGGCTGGAATTTAAAGAAAAGAAAACCATAAACCAAGCAGACAATGAGTCGAAGGGAAAAGGCGGAAGGAAAGCGTCAGAATTAGAAAAAGAAATGGACATTGGTGAGGGATATGATAATCTGGCGAGGCTTTATCAGGAAGGATTTCATATTTGCAATGTACATTTTGGCAGTCCAAGAAAAGATGAGGATTGTTTATTTTGTCTTTCCTTTTTAAATAAAAAATAA
- a CDS encoding pro-sigmaK processing inhibitor BofA family protein, which yields MNPTVVIAGIIGLILILLLAGSKGKPLKLVGQISIRLIIGAIFLFFLNQLGGQFGIHVPINGVTTCISGFLGIPGVIGLTIIQTWILNN from the coding sequence TTGAATCCTACTGTAGTAATTGCAGGTATAATTGGGCTGATATTAATTCTGCTTCTAGCAGGATCAAAAGGGAAGCCGCTGAAGCTTGTAGGGCAAATCTCTATTCGATTAATAATTGGAGCGATTTTTTTATTTTTTTTAAACCAATTGGGGGGGCAGTTCGGAATACATGTACCTATTAATGGAGTTACTACCTGTATCTCAGGGTTTTTAGGTATACCTGGTGTAATCGGCCTGACAATAATCCAAACATGGATCCTGAATAATTAG
- a CDS encoding YaaR family protein, whose translation MKIEQETRIGINNKQPDQKNIGAKASTFTSLVETQRQKMQYNQLQDMLVEIDHAGERLVRSRTFKDLAKYKTMVKKFMKETVDFGMNLKQSHSWNQFGEGRKLKLVETIDQHLVDLTDEFLKKDKPSIDLLGKVGEIKGLLINLYT comes from the coding sequence ATGAAAATCGAACAAGAGACTAGGATAGGAATTAATAATAAACAGCCTGATCAAAAAAACATCGGAGCCAAAGCCTCCACCTTTACATCACTTGTTGAAACTCAGCGGCAAAAGATGCAATATAACCAGCTGCAAGATATGCTGGTGGAAATAGATCATGCAGGGGAGCGCTTAGTACGCTCCCGTACATTTAAAGATTTGGCAAAGTATAAAACGATGGTTAAAAAATTTATGAAAGAAACTGTGGATTTTGGAATGAATTTAAAGCAGTCTCATTCATGGAACCAGTTTGGAGAGGGCAGAAAATTAAAGCTCGTTGAAACCATTGACCAGCATCTGGTGGATCTAACGGATGAGTTTCTTAAAAAGGATAAGCCGTCTATTGATTTACTGGGGAAGGTAGGAGAAATTAAAGGACTACTAATTAATTTATATACGTAA
- a CDS encoding aminotransferase class I/II-fold pyridoxal phosphate-dependent enzyme translates to MNQEILPIYNAINKFKQKSPISFHVPGHKNGFLIDEKFKNIKPFLENDITELTGLDDLHSPEGAIKEAMELLTDYYGTVKSYFLVNGSTVGNLAMILSVCREGDYVMVQRNCHKSILNALKLAKVQPLFIYPEIDDVLGMAGGIDPQLLKNTFEKYKEIKAIIATYPNYYGKTYDLKEIIDLAHHYEIPVLVDEAHGAHFRLGDPFPPSAVELGADMVVHSAHKTLPAMTMGSYLHVNSGRISIPKVEEYLGILQSSSPSYPIMLSLDFSRYFLANFSGEDIEYTLQTIQRFVDGVKRLSPLKIKQDKKGDPLKVSIYMEGVSGFELQRMLEEQGVYGELADPYQVLYILPLLKKGTAYPYADALLRIQAAVEKNMPVTKGITVKNEIDSSFIRSIKPMALTYKEMESTPKETIPLLHSIDRIAAETVIPYPPGIPILMPGEEITNKHIQEICRLLEVNANFQGDSQQLKKGAIQVFC, encoded by the coding sequence ATGAATCAAGAAATTCTGCCAATATATAATGCAATAAACAAGTTTAAACAGAAATCTCCGATATCCTTTCATGTGCCGGGGCATAAAAATGGCTTCTTAATTGATGAGAAATTTAAAAATATAAAGCCATTCCTTGAAAACGATATAACTGAGTTGACAGGATTGGATGACCTTCATTCTCCTGAGGGTGCTATAAAAGAAGCGATGGAGCTTTTAACGGATTATTATGGTACTGTAAAAAGTTATTTTCTCGTTAACGGAAGTACCGTCGGGAACCTGGCGATGATACTTTCTGTATGCCGTGAAGGAGATTATGTGATGGTTCAGCGTAATTGCCATAAGTCGATTTTAAATGCTCTTAAACTGGCAAAGGTTCAACCTCTTTTTATTTATCCGGAAATTGATGATGTGCTGGGAATGGCAGGAGGAATAGACCCTCAATTACTCAAGAATACATTTGAAAAATATAAAGAAATAAAAGCAATTATTGCTACATATCCTAACTATTACGGAAAAACCTATGACTTAAAGGAAATAATAGATCTTGCTCACCATTATGAGATTCCTGTGCTTGTAGACGAAGCACACGGAGCTCATTTTCGTTTAGGAGACCCATTTCCTCCATCTGCGGTGGAGCTTGGGGCAGACATGGTGGTGCATTCTGCACATAAAACACTGCCGGCTATGACTATGGGCTCTTATTTGCATGTAAATAGCGGCAGAATATCGATTCCAAAGGTAGAAGAGTATTTAGGGATATTGCAGTCAAGCAGCCCATCCTATCCGATAATGCTATCCCTTGATTTTTCACGATATTTTTTAGCAAACTTCAGCGGGGAAGATATCGAATACACCCTCCAAACTATTCAAAGATTTGTTGATGGAGTAAAAAGATTAAGTCCTTTAAAAATAAAACAAGATAAAAAAGGTGATCCATTAAAAGTCTCTATCTATATGGAGGGGGTTTCCGGATTTGAATTGCAAAGGATGCTGGAGGAGCAGGGAGTGTACGGAGAACTGGCCGATCCTTATCAAGTGCTGTACATATTACCACTGTTAAAAAAAGGGACAGCCTATCCTTATGCGGATGCCCTTCTTCGTATTCAAGCTGCAGTAGAAAAGAACATGCCTGTAACAAAAGGCATAACGGTTAAAAATGAAATCGACTCTTCTTTTATACGTTCTATCAAACCAATGGCATTAACTTATAAAGAAATGGAATCAACACCTAAGGAAACCATTCCACTGCTGCATTCGATAGACCGCATAGCAGCTGAAACGGTTATTCCTTATCCGCCAGGAATTCCAATTCTAATGCCGGGGGAAGAAATAACAAATAAGCATATTCAAGAGATTTGCAGGCTTTTGGAAGTCAACGCAAACTTCCAAGGGGATTCCCAGCAGCTTAAAAAGGGAGCCATTCAAGTTTTTTGTTGA
- the holB gene encoding DNA polymerase III subunit delta', whose protein sequence is MELTVTWDELKNVQPLAAKVLKNGILKKRLAHAYLFEGERGTGKQEAGVLLAKSLFCLEPQDSINPCGGCTNCRRIENGNHPDVHFVEPDGLSIKKEQIRNLQQEFAKSGVESKKKLYMVVHADKMTINAANSLLKFLEEPNSETIAILITEQIQRILPTILSRCQVVSFKPFPSHYLKTKLLESGVNPNISLLLSTITNNKQEAILLNNDEWFAQARILVLKLYEALKKDSLYAMVSLQEDWISHFSEKQQLDLGLDLLLYIYKDLLSHQIGDEEQLLYPDRQSEFEADSLQLSPRSLSEKMTAILEAKRKLNANMNPQLLMEQLVLKLQEGSTVV, encoded by the coding sequence ATGGAATTGACAGTTACATGGGATGAACTGAAAAATGTTCAGCCACTTGCGGCAAAGGTCCTGAAGAATGGGATACTAAAAAAACGCCTTGCCCACGCTTATCTTTTTGAAGGAGAAAGAGGCACCGGGAAACAGGAGGCTGGCGTCCTATTGGCGAAAAGCCTTTTTTGTCTCGAACCGCAGGATAGCATCAATCCATGCGGAGGATGTACAAATTGCAGGAGAATAGAGAATGGAAATCATCCTGATGTCCATTTTGTTGAGCCCGACGGCCTTTCTATTAAAAAAGAGCAGATACGAAACCTGCAGCAGGAATTTGCCAAATCCGGAGTGGAATCGAAAAAGAAATTATATATGGTTGTCCATGCTGATAAAATGACTATAAATGCAGCAAACAGTTTGCTGAAATTCTTAGAGGAACCCAATTCAGAGACGATTGCTATTTTAATAACGGAGCAGATACAGAGAATTCTGCCCACCATCCTTTCAAGGTGCCAAGTTGTATCTTTTAAACCATTTCCCTCACACTATTTAAAGACAAAGCTTTTAGAAAGTGGAGTCAACCCAAATATTTCCCTATTACTTTCCACTATTACCAATAATAAACAGGAAGCGATTCTATTAAATAATGATGAGTGGTTTGCACAAGCTCGAATTTTAGTGTTAAAATTGTATGAGGCCTTGAAAAAGGACTCTTTGTATGCGATGGTATCGTTACAGGAGGACTGGATAAGCCATTTTAGTGAAAAACAGCAACTAGATCTTGGACTAGATTTATTGCTTTACATTTATAAAGATCTTCTCTCCCATCAAATTGGAGACGAGGAACAGCTTTTATATCCTGACAGACAAAGTGAATTTGAAGCGGATTCACTCCAATTATCGCCCCGTTCCTTATCCGAAAAAATGACAGCGATTTTAGAGGCAAAACGGAAATTAAACGCGAATATGAATCCTCAGCTATTGATGGAACAGCTCGTGTTAAAATTGCAGGAGGGATCAACCGTTGTTTAA
- a CDS encoding AbrB/MazE/SpoVT family DNA-binding domain-containing protein, with the protein MKSTGIVRKVDELGRVVIPIELRRTLGIAEKDALEIYVDDEKIILKKYKPSMTCHITGEVSDNNVQLAGGKLVLSREGAEQLLQEIQHLFTAAK; encoded by the coding sequence ATGAAATCTACAGGTATCGTTCGTAAAGTTGATGAATTAGGCCGTGTGGTAATTCCAATTGAACTGCGCCGTACATTAGGTATTGCTGAAAAAGATGCTCTTGAAATTTACGTTGATGATGAAAAAATTATCTTAAAAAAATATAAGCCAAGCATGACTTGCCATATCACTGGTGAAGTTTCTGATAACAACGTACAGCTTGCTGGCGGAAAATTAGTGCTTAGCCGTGAAGGTGCTGAACAGCTTTTACAAGAAATTCAACATCTTTTCACAGCTGCAAAATAA
- a CDS encoding YaaL family protein yields MFGKRKKLREEFDRKLIDLMSTAKDDWIQQKSLSEISFDYNDELNYYKLSAEAKYFFLFKEAKHRNIRIKL; encoded by the coding sequence TTGTTTGGCAAAAGAAAGAAATTGCGAGAGGAATTTGATCGGAAATTGATTGATTTAATGTCAACAGCGAAGGACGATTGGATTCAACAAAAGTCTTTATCTGAAATCAGTTTTGATTATAATGATGAGCTAAATTATTATAAATTGTCTGCTGAAGCAAAATACTTCTTTTTATTTAAAGAGGCAAAGCATAGAAATATAAGAATCAAATTATGA
- a CDS encoding sigma factor G inhibitor Gin, with product MDTVAVQKTTLEKCIVCDEKKLTGIHLFTSFICSDCERDMVNTDTSDPKYKYYIDRLKSVKRS from the coding sequence ATGGATACGGTGGCAGTTCAAAAAACAACATTAGAAAAATGCATTGTTTGTGATGAAAAGAAATTAACAGGAATTCATCTTTTTACTTCGTTTATTTGCTCGGATTGTGAAAGGGATATGGTGAATACCGATACTAGTGATCCTAAATATAAATATTATATCGATCGGCTAAAAAGTGTAAAACGGTCGTAA
- a CDS encoding PSP1 domain-containing protein yields MFNVVGVRFKKAGKVYYFDPDDLSIQKNDSVIVETARGIEYGKVVTDCKTVGENDVVLPLKKVIRLADQKDHMVVDENKIAAKEAYRVCSEKIIEHHLDMKLVDVEYTFDRNKVIFYFTADGRVDFRELVKDLAAIFRTRIELRQIGVRDEAKMLGGIGPCGRMLCCSTFLGDFEPVSIKMAKDQNLSLNPTKISGLCGRLMCCLKYENDEYEAAKEELPDIGEIIGTPHGSGKVVGLNILERILQIELSDPQRVIEFTLSELSNKGTVSFQAMD; encoded by the coding sequence TTGTTTAATGTTGTAGGTGTACGCTTTAAAAAGGCGGGCAAGGTTTATTATTTTGATCCAGATGACCTCTCGATTCAAAAAAATGACTCAGTCATAGTCGAAACAGCCAGGGGAATAGAGTACGGAAAGGTCGTTACTGACTGCAAAACAGTTGGTGAAAATGATGTAGTACTGCCTCTAAAAAAAGTGATCCGGCTTGCGGACCAGAAGGATCATATGGTCGTGGACGAAAATAAAATTGCTGCTAAAGAAGCCTATAGAGTTTGTAGTGAGAAAATTATTGAACACCATCTTGATATGAAACTGGTAGATGTTGAATATACATTTGACCGGAATAAAGTTATTTTTTATTTTACCGCGGATGGAAGGGTCGATTTTCGTGAGCTAGTTAAGGATTTGGCTGCTATTTTTAGAACGAGAATCGAGCTTCGTCAAATTGGTGTCAGGGATGAAGCAAAAATGCTAGGCGGAATAGGACCTTGTGGAAGGATGCTTTGCTGCTCCACTTTTCTGGGGGATTTTGAGCCTGTATCCATAAAGATGGCCAAGGATCAAAACTTATCCCTTAATCCAACAAAAATTTCTGGTCTTTGTGGACGTTTAATGTGCTGCTTAAAGTATGAGAATGATGAATACGAAGCAGCGAAAGAAGAACTTCCGGATATTGGTGAGATTATAGGAACACCTCATGGATCTGGAAAGGTAGTTGGGTTGAATATTTTAGAAAGAATATTACAAATAGAATTATCAGATCCTCAGCGGGTGATTGAATTCACTTTGAGTGAATTATCCAATAAAGGTACAGTATCATTCCAGGCCATGGATTAA
- a CDS encoding tRNA1(Val) (adenine(37)-N6)-methyltransferase, with product MVELKGDERLDYLLAENLRIIQSPTVFSFSLDAVLLARFAYLPIQRGNIIDLCTGNGVVPLLVSKRTKGTITGVEIQERLYDMAVRSIEYNHLENQINMIHGDIKDLPGAIGYGKFDALTCNPPYFLTPENSIINENEHFAIARHEILCTLEDVIRVSSQLLHQGGKAAFVHRPGRLMDILSLMRQYRLEPKRLRFVYPREGKEANTILVEGTKDGSRDLKILPPLFVYTKENEYTDEVKEMLFGTNE from the coding sequence ATGGTTGAACTAAAAGGTGATGAGAGGCTGGATTATTTGTTAGCCGAAAATTTAAGAATTATTCAAAGCCCAACCGTCTTTTCCTTTTCTCTTGATGCTGTTTTACTCGCCCGATTTGCTTATTTGCCTATTCAGAGAGGGAACATAATTGATTTATGTACAGGAAATGGTGTTGTTCCTCTATTGGTCAGTAAAAGAACAAAAGGTACTATAACAGGCGTCGAAATACAGGAAAGACTTTATGATATGGCTGTTAGGAGTATAGAATATAACCATTTGGAAAATCAAATTAATATGATTCACGGGGATATCAAGGATTTGCCTGGCGCAATCGGCTATGGGAAATTTGATGCTCTAACCTGTAATCCTCCTTATTTTTTAACACCGGAAAATAGCATTATTAATGAGAATGAACACTTTGCTATAGCCCGGCATGAAATCTTATGTACATTGGAGGATGTCATTCGTGTCAGCAGCCAACTTCTTCATCAGGGAGGAAAAGCAGCCTTTGTACATCGGCCAGGCAGACTAATGGATATTCTCTCTTTAATGAGACAATATCGGCTTGAGCCTAAAAGACTTCGTTTTGTCTATCCTCGTGAAGGAAAGGAGGCCAATACGATTCTGGTTGAAGGAACAAAGGACGGAAGCCGTGATTTGAAAATATTGCCGCCGCTATTCGTTTATACTAAGGAAAATGAGTATACCGATGAGGTAAAAGAAATGCTATTCGGTACAAATGAGTAA